CTCCGTTCCGACGGCATTGTCATATACCCCACCGAAACCCTGTACGCGCTCGGCTGCGACGCCACCAGCGCGAAGGCCTGCGACCGCGTGGCCGAGGTAAAGGGACGCTCCGAGGAGCGGCCGCTGCCCCTGATCATCGGCGGTCTGGACATGCTCGATCTGGTTACGGCCGAGAAGTCCCGCTCCCTGCTGGACCTTGCCGGCGCGTTCTGGCCCGGTCCGCTGTCCATTCTGGTCAAGGCGCTGCCCGAGCTGCCCTCCTGGCTGTCCGACGAGGAGGGCTACACCTCGGTGCGTTGGTCCGGCCATCCGTTCGCCTCGGAACTGTCGCGCCGGTTCCGCAAGCCCATCGTGGCCACCAGCGCCAACCTGTCGGGCAAACCGGCGGCGGCCCTGCCCGAGGATATTGACCCCGCGCTTCTGGAGATGGTCGACGGCTCCTATTTCGACCCGCCGTGGCCGCGGGGGCACAAAGCCTCCACCGTGGTCCGCATGCTCGGCTCCAGCAAGCTCGAGATCATTCGCGAGGGCGAGATTTCCATCAAGAAACTTTGCGACAAGGGATTCTCCGTAGCCGTGCGCAACGCCTGATTCCGAAGGCGGGTCAAAAAAGTTGAACCCGCATACACGGGAAATGGACCTTTGCCGGTCCAAGGTAAAAAATCTTGTACCCCAGTTTGGGGTGCAGGATTTTTTATTTTGTTACTGTTGAATTGTAATATATTGTTTTTATTGAGTATTATTTAAATCAGCTCATTGTTCTCGGTTTTGGCACAGTGGTTGCTACATGTAAAATAAGTTCTTCCTTTAATTTGCACACGAGAAAGCCAAGGCTTCACCGGAAATTCCGATGAAGCCTTTCTCGTATGGTTTGCTGTGTAAATACATTTCTATTAAATACAATAGGTTGTGATCTTGACCTCGGCTGTAAAGAGCATGCCTGTCCCGTAATTGTCGTGGGGTTAGGATGGTTGGGACACCTTTCCGGAGGGTAAAAAAAGTGGAATCCGTTTGCCCCGGATTTGACTTCGCGGCCGTGTTTGGGGAAAGTCCTGCCGTATCCAACAGCAAACGGAGCGTGTCATGGGCAAAGTGCAGACCTGCCCCCATTGCGGGGGTGAAATTCATGTGTATCGGAATCCGACCCCCACGGTGGACGTGGTCATCGCCATGCCGTTGCCTGAAGGCGGGCAGGGCGTGGTCCTGGTTAAAAGAAGCAACCCGCCCTTGGGCTGGGCTCTGCCCGGCGGGTTCGTGGATTACGGCGAGACCTGCGAGCAGGCCGCCGTGCGCGAGATGAAGGAAGAGACCGGACTCGATGTGCGTCTGACCGGTTTGCTCGGGGTCTACTCGGACCCGGCCCGCGACCCGCGCGGCCATACCATGAGCGTGGTCTACACCGGCGAGCCCGAAGACCCGTCGCAGCTCGCTGCCGGCGACGACGCGGCGGATGCCGTTGTCTACCCGCTGGGGCAGTGGCCCGAGCTGGCTTTCGACCATGCGCAGATTCTGGCGGATTACCTCGCCAAAATCGGGTAGAGCCCCTGACCGGACGCGGATTGACTTGGCCCGGGCCCGCGCGTAGCCTCCTGAAATCGATCATTCCGGCAAGCCCGCATTCAAGGTGAAATCATCATGCGAACTCTTTGCATAACCCTCGGCGACCCCTGCGGTCTTGGCCCTGAACTGGTCACCCGCCATTTCCTGGATTCCGGTGAGCCCACGGACCGGTTCCTGCTCATAGGACCCATTGCGGCCCTGGACCGCGAACTGGCCCGGCTGGGTGCGGCACGTTTCTTCACCCCCATGGATTCTCGGGATCAAATCACGGACAAGAGCCCCGGCGTCTACATTTACCAGCCGCCGATGCTGAAGGATGTATGCTTTCCTCCGGGCTCACCCTGCCGTGAGGGGGGCCTTTCGGCTGGCGTCAGTTTGGATGCCGCCATTGAAGTCCTTAAATCCGGGCTGGCTCAGGGGTTGCTGACCTGCCCCCTAAACAAGGCGATGCTCAACGCCGCCGGATTTGATTTTCCCGGCCACACGGAATTTCTGGCGGAAAAACTCGGTGTGGGGCGCGACAATGTGTGCATGCACCTGTGCGGCCACGACCCGGACGACCCCTCGCCCAAGTTGCGCGTCAGCCTGGTGACCACCCACCCGAGGCTGCGCGACGTGCCTGCTCTGGTGACCAGGGAGCGCATCCTCCACTGCCTGCGTCTTACTGCCGATTTCGTGAGCACTCTGGGGCTGGAAGGGCCCATCGGTGTGTGCGGGCTCAACCCCCATGCCGGGGAGTCCGGGCGTATCGGCGACGAGGAGATCAAGACAGTCATTCCGGCTCTGGAACAGGCCGCGGCAGAGGGCCTCAACGTGGCCGGTCCCATCCCCGGAGACACCATTTTCCATTTTGCTGCCAAGGGCCAATACCCGGCTGTGCTGGCCATGTACCATGACCAGGGACTCGCGCCGCTCAAGCTCCTTCATTTCAGCCGCGCCGTGAACGTCACCCTCGGTCTGCCGTATCCGCGTACCTCGCCCGACCACGGTACCGGCTACGATCTGGTGGGTACGGGAGAAGCGTCCATCGACAGTTTCCGGGCCGCTTTGGACATGCTGCAAAAGTTGGTCGGCGAGGCGCGGTAACCATGTTCAAACGGTACATCCTGCTGGATCGCGACGGCACCATCATCTTTGACAAGCACTACCTTCACGACCCCGAGGGCGTGGAGCTCCTGCCCCAAGCCGTCGAGGGGTTGCGGCGCATGCAGGGCATGGGCTTCGGTCTGGCCGTGCTGACCAATCAGAGTGGAGTCGCACGGGGGTATTATGACGAAAGCGCGGTCCACGCCTGCAATGAGCGCATGATCGAGCTGTTGGCCGAGCATGGTGTGACCGTGGACGGCGTCTTCTACTGCCCGCATGAACCCAAGGACAAGTGCAACTGCCGCAAGCCCAAGCCCGG
The sequence above is a segment of the uncultured Pseudodesulfovibrio sp. genome. Coding sequences within it:
- a CDS encoding L-threonylcarbamoyladenylate synthase: MQELLKVLRSDGIVIYPTETLYALGCDATSAKACDRVAEVKGRSEERPLPLIIGGLDMLDLVTAEKSRSLLDLAGAFWPGPLSILVKALPELPSWLSDEEGYTSVRWSGHPFASELSRRFRKPIVATSANLSGKPAAALPEDIDPALLEMVDGSYFDPPWPRGHKASTVVRMLGSSKLEIIREGEISIKKLCDKGFSVAVRNA
- a CDS encoding NUDIX hydrolase: MGKVQTCPHCGGEIHVYRNPTPTVDVVIAMPLPEGGQGVVLVKRSNPPLGWALPGGFVDYGETCEQAAVREMKEETGLDVRLTGLLGVYSDPARDPRGHTMSVVYTGEPEDPSQLAAGDDAADAVVYPLGQWPELAFDHAQILADYLAKIG
- the gmhB gene encoding D-glycero-beta-D-manno-heptose 1,7-bisphosphate 7-phosphatase, with the protein product MFKRYILLDRDGTIIFDKHYLHDPEGVELLPQAVEGLRRMQGMGFGLAVLTNQSGVARGYYDESAVHACNERMIELLAEHGVTVDGVFYCPHEPKDKCNCRKPKPGLMEQAAAELDFDPANAFMIGDKSADIGVGNVTGATTILVRTGKGATEEAKCGQKADHVCDDLFAAALYIESLM
- the pdxA gene encoding 4-hydroxythreonine-4-phosphate dehydrogenase PdxA — its product is MRTLCITLGDPCGLGPELVTRHFLDSGEPTDRFLLIGPIAALDRELARLGAARFFTPMDSRDQITDKSPGVYIYQPPMLKDVCFPPGSPCREGGLSAGVSLDAAIEVLKSGLAQGLLTCPLNKAMLNAAGFDFPGHTEFLAEKLGVGRDNVCMHLCGHDPDDPSPKLRVSLVTTHPRLRDVPALVTRERILHCLRLTADFVSTLGLEGPIGVCGLNPHAGESGRIGDEEIKTVIPALEQAAAEGLNVAGPIPGDTIFHFAAKGQYPAVLAMYHDQGLAPLKLLHFSRAVNVTLGLPYPRTSPDHGTGYDLVGTGEASIDSFRAALDMLQKLVGEAR